The Gasterosteus aculeatus chromosome 12, fGasAcu3.hap1.1, whole genome shotgun sequence DNA window tgtgtgtgtgtgtgtgtgtgcgtgtgtgtgtgtctgggtgtattTGTGCATTTATGTGCATTTAAATACCAGGCATGTGTGAGTCAATGTTGTTATTTACTAAATATCTATTTAATGAAAGTCTTAAAGTGTTTCTCTTTATTAAACGCCGTGCTTTGTGGTATTGGATATTATTTCTGTTCCATAATATTTTGCCAACTCTCTCTGCCAGGAGTTGGAGAGGCATAGACTAGATATGGTATGggtatgtttatttttgtacatcTAACACCTGCATCGTGTAACTGGTTGTGTTATGGTTGTCATAGCAATGCATTAAGTGTAGCACTGGCTGCTGTCATACTACATTCTTCTGCATGGCTTTCCAGCAAAaccaacaaaagagaaaaagagtcaGTATGCTGCCTCCATCTGCTCGTCCTGAGGGACAACTGACCCTGTCACGGTGGCCAGGCAACTTctgtccccctcccccatcctccccctcctaCTCAGAATGCATTGCAAAGGCTGCCAGCCAATCCACACTCACTGTCTCAAAGTGCACTGGAGGAGTTTCTATCCATCACAGACATCGTCTAACCGTTGTACTGGAGTAGCCTGTGTTACCCCATAACACAGAGTGCTCGGCGATTCCGGCCCAGACattgagcttgtgtgtgtgttcgtccgTGCCTCTGTTCTGCGGTCCACCGAGTGATGGACTTTAACCTGCCCCATCCCGGCCTCTCTGTCGTTCACTGTTCCTGTACGCCGCACAAACAATGAAAACCGCTACCGAGAATCATTTTGTCTTTACGGTGGAGATACTTAGTTTGGTGAGGGTGCGGCACAACCTTTGCTTGCAAGTAGACCGGGTCAATTGTAAAACAACGATATAGATCAATTCCACCACAGGGACAACAATGATTCTGtgtagtacttttttttttccgccccGACTGTCCTGCTTGTCGTCACTCATACACAGTCACAGCTGAATCTAAAGGTCTGCCTATCAGTTTCATAGTGGACTCTGAGCCGCTTGTACCTTCCCTCAGAGCCAACTGAGATACATTAAACAATCCTGGTATTTACGGGTGTCACAGGCAATTGCATTGCTTTTGATCCGCTGTAGCTTGTCGCCACGATGCCCCTCAACACATTCATTGCGTTTGATAAAGCGCAGACTGTCTATGTCCTTTTGTAAGTTCTCCATGTGTAGATGAATCAAACCAATGAGGACAATGACATATGGTAGCAGAGTGCTCGGCATCTAGCCTGTTTTGTTTATGGCGAAACAGTCCTCACAAACTAGCCCCTTTCACTCACTCCGTGCTGGAAATGTCCTTGGCAAGCCCTAATAGTGGCaattgtgtgtttctggtgGATCACAGAGGAAATGACAGCCTGATACGGTGGAGCGGCAAACCTAAAGAGATCAAATAAAACGATAGTCAGTCACCAGTGATTCCGGTGCCCTTTTGCAGTAGACTGTGTATCATGCACCAAAGAACAGCATAGATGTCTCATCCTCAGCGGTCACATACTGTGCTAATACGTAAGGTGCCAAAACCACTGAGGTGGAACGGCTCTGTTTGTAGCTAGTCCTTACCATCTCTTCCTATTTGTCACCCTCCTCGCCAAACATTGTGAGAACGGtgtgtcaaaaataaaaccattaacaTTGCctgaattcattattttgatCATGGCAATGTGGCGAGTCTGAAGACTTCTGGCAACCAGcattttgttgcttttgttgtgTCAGCTTTAGTTTAGAGACGCCCGCCACCGATTCTAGCTGCTTCTCTTTTTTGAGCCTGTCATCACATCTACTTTGTACCGCATCTCTGTGTTGCTTTTTGGTTGTCATCGTATTACTGTACTCTTCACTAATGCTTCCACCATACATGTGAAAGTGTATACATGCGAAGCATCGTTTTGTGCCTGTTCAAGTGCGGTGCCTCCATTGAATTTAGTGCATCACAAATTTGCATTAATGCACACTAAATTTAGTCGACCTTGAGTGCTGTATGTGCAATGTGTGCTTCTTAATGTGGCTGTGTCTCTGCCACTctaggagagggagaggaggaggcaacATGTAATGCTGATGAAGGCGGTCGAGGCGCGCAAGAAAGCAGAGGTAGCCCATATGTACACAAACAGTCCACTCCACAAAAAGAGCCTAAGTCATTATTCCCCGGATGGATTCCCgccttctctcctttttgtgCGCTCTTTCcttctattcattttttttttcctccacactTTCCAAGTCAAAGGATTGTGGCCCTCAAGCACTTTCCTTTTGAATGCACACCAGCATTAGGCTGAATTCTAATACTGCTCAGCAAAGTCAAGTAAACCTTTCTGTatgtttttacacacacacacacacacgcatgctaaTGCACTaatgcacatgcacactttGCCTCCTTAATGCTCTCTTGAATTTTGGACTCTCCAGGAGCGCGAGCGCTTGCGGCAGGAGAAGAGGGATGAGAAGCGGCTGAACAAAGAGCGTAAACTGGAGCAGCGGCGGCTAGAGCTGGAGATAGCGAGGGAGCTGAGGAAGCCAAATGAAGACATGTGTCTGTCTGATCACAAGGTAGTTAACAAAGAAGCTCATCCGCTCGCTGCTATAggtgtgaagaaaaacacagagcgcacacacacgttgatGTACTGGATATTGTCAATTTTTCTCATTTAGGTGCTGTTAAATACATTGAATTAGGACACACAATtctgaataataatattatttattattattattatcagcatcattatcagtagtagtagtattagtatttAACAGTATATTTAACGTTTTCTTGACGGCCAGTATCTAAAATGAGACCACATGGTAGTGAGGATTTTTATGTGTGGAGATGTGCACCCTCAAGTGGTAGAATGAGAGTACTACATAATGTAGAAAGTAAGATGTCATTACTGTAAAAAGCACCATCTTGATAACAGTTAACAGGTGTGAGATGTAATAACAGCTTCACTCACATTTTCTCACAgctgtttaaatcacaatcgTCTGTAGTCCAAATCGGATGTAATATGTCTCACAGTTCGTTATACAGCAACAATGTGGTACCTACTTTCCCTTGTGCAGCCTCTACCGGAGTTCTCCCGAATTCCTGGACTCATCCTGCCGGGACGCGCCGTGTCCCACTGCCTGATGCTGATGCAGTTCCTGCGAGGCTTCGGCAAGGTTTTGGGCCTCGATTTGAATTTGGATGTGCCCACCTTGGGCATGCTGCAGGAGGGCTTGCTCAATGTGGGGGACAGCATGGGCCACGTCCAGGACCTTCTGGTCAAACTGTTATCCCTGGCAGTGTGTGATCCTGGTTTGCCACCTGGACAGAAGGTGAGCGAGTTCATTAAGTGGTACTTTTGTCAAATTTTGAACCACCGAAACCAGCTTGAGAATTAAACCCAAGACGGATTATTCTATGCAGTAGTTTCAgttcacatactgtatataaacGTATGACACTTAACATTAATTCTATTTAGTAAGTATTGTATGTTTACCGTAACTTGGTAATACACCTGTCATTGCTTTACTCTTAAGTGGAACTATTCTCTGGTACAAAATAATAGTCCGTATTTTTTATTAAGTGAATTTAGAAATCAGGacgttttttgctttttttgtggttttgttatttcttatttttgggGTTTAGTTTAGTTTCAGTGTTTTGATTTAAGGTTTAAGTAATCATAAATATATGCATATGAATTTAATCAGCTTACAGTCATCAAGGAAGTGTTCATTAACTCAacctcttttccttctctatCAGACAAAAACCATGCTGGGGGACCACCTGACCAATGTCGGCATCAACAGGGATAACGTGTCTGAGGTGCTACAGATGTACATGGGAGCCCATTGTGCCAATACTGAGCTTGCCCCTCTGGCCCTCAGTCTGAAGACCAAGGCCTTCCAGGCCCACACGCCGTCCCAGAAGGCCTCGATCCTGGGCTTCCTGGCTAATGAGCTGGCCTGTAGCAGAGCTGTTATCAGGTAGCAGAAGCAGCTGAAACGGAAAAAAGCGCAACCGTCCAAATGAGCTCTTTCTGTGTTACTTAATATATTCTGCATTAGACATGAACACTTTATCTATCTCTGTATTCACATAATACGCATCTCTCACCAAAAGAATATATCCATCCACCTTGCTCTTATTCTGCTTATCACCGAAATGATTCATTAGCCAATAATGTTGTATTTTATTGATGCAGTGGAAAAAAGCGTAATAATGCTGCAGCAGTTTTATTGTAAGAGAATCATGCAAGTATTCATTTGTGCACTGGGAGCTTATTGAGCTTTTATCTGTTGCTCAATGTACTTTCAGAGAATACTAAACTGTACTCTGCACAACAGTAACTTGACAGGattctgtttttcctcctccagtgAGATCGACAAGAGCCTGGATCAGATGGCCAACATGAGGAAAGACAAGATCATTATGGAGGGAAAACTGAAGAAGTATGTTTTCTTTCATCCTAAAACTGTCACGCCGTGATTGTCTGACCGTCATCTTGCTGAACTTGCGTGTGCTTATAAAGGTTGAGGATCATTCATGCCAAACGCaccgggaggagggaggccaGTATGGGCATTGAAGAGAACCAGTCCGTCGGCACTCCGTCCTCTGCCATAAAACGCAAGAGGAAACTGTGTGGAGACAGCGACGATGACGACGAAGACGACGAAGACAGTGATGACCaagcagaggacgaggacgatgaggaggaagaagaaatgaaGAAGGTTAAAAAAGTGGAGACATATGATGAggtaagaagaaaaataaaaaagatcgATCCGTCATCGAAGCTCACCGTAGCAGGTTTCTCGCTGACATTTACTGTTTGTTTCGTCCTCAGGATGAAGTGGAACAAGCCACCagtctggaggagctggagaagcagaTAGAGAAATTGGCCAAGGTATGCTTCTTAGAAGGAGTCAGAAAGAAATGCACGGTCTGTTGACACTGATAATGTTATATTAAGAACAACACACGCAGTGACATTTCACTGTGGATTgtgtttaaacacatttagtacAAAGCATTAGAACACCACAAACATCCTACACTACATGATAAAAAGCTGCATACTATAAATGGATTATTATACGCTGtgtattaaaaacaactattcttTTCTTCATATTATGAACATGTGCGCTGGCTATATCCAAATTAAGGGCATTGATTATCCCAATAAATGATCTCATTAGCATTGAATGCAATCCTCAATATATCACATTGATTATGGAAGGACACAAGGTAGCATGCATTAATCAAAACCACGTAGAGAAACCACTGAGAATGTTTTGTACGTTTGCAGCAACATCACCAGACCAGAAGAAAGCTGTTTGAAATTTCCCATTCTCTGCGCTCCACGATGTATGGCCAGGACCGCTACCGCCGCCGGTACTGGGTGCTTCCCCACTGTGGAGGGGTCTTCATCGAAGCCATGGAGAGTGGAGAAGGTAGTTACAGCACAACGCACGCTGAGTGTGCAGATTTGATTTGGCAGGTAGAGGAGGGAAAAGTGCTGTGAAAACATCTGTTTAAGCTGCATGTTTAGCTGTTTTCCTGATGATTTTTTACCTTATCTTGATCCTCAAGgacaaaaaaagataattatCTCACTGCTCTACCTTTCTCTCGAAAACAAGTTGACTCTGTAGTAACATCAGCcatggtagttttttttttaactaacaGCTCTCCCCCTGCAGCTCCAGAGGAACTGGAAGAGGAgcgacagaggaggaggagagtggctGAGGAGGTCAAAGTCAAAGAGGAACCTCAGGAGATGGAGTTGCAGAAGGAGAAACCCAACGACCTCGGTGGGCAGAGCATTCAAACGCGAGGCTTGGAGCTCGAGAAAGACGAGGAAAAGGAGCACGAGGGGAAGAAAATCTCCCTCTTTTACCAGCAGCCAGGCCGCGTATCCAAACTGTGCACATTCCGGGAGGTCGGCAAAGAGACGGTGACGGCAAAGGACGAGGAGAGTACCCATGTGAGACAAAACGGCGCAAGTCCCTTGGGCACTCCTGTTGCCACGACCAAAGGAacatccccctcccccactcacaATACCTCTGAGCCAGCAGTAGCAACAACCCCCTCCACGGTAACCAATAATGACACTAGCGTCCCTCCCCTGGCATCAACCTCTTTATCTGTCCCCTGCCTGCCAGCCCCGTGTGAAAGCCCAGGTACCACTCCTCCAACCTCCTCCCCAGCTCCATCTCCGTACCTCTCATTTCAAGCCAACGACCAGCTGCTCAGAGTCCTGACGGAGCGCAGCGGGCACTGGTTCAGCCTGCTGCCTCGCAACCCCTGCGACCTCACGTCCATCACCACGCCTCCCCCGGATGCGCCCCGCGTGCCACCCCAGGCGTCCTCCACCCCGGCCGGGCCCAGATCCCCGCCTCAGTCCCCTGCACTGCCCCTCACCTTTTCCGCTGCCTCAGCCTCCGCCAGCCCGCACCACCCAGCAGGCCTCCTCAACTACCCGCTATCAGCCCTGCAGGTGAGGCTGCTGGCTCGACACAAATAGAGATAGCCGTGTTGTACACAGTTGTTTCTGCCATGTAAAAGATCACCTAACCCATGACCCTCGGTCTTGTTTTCGTCCTCCACTCCCttatgtttttcctcttttctccccagGTGAAGTCAGGCGCTTCATTGCTAGGAGTTTCTTTCGGTAGCTGGCCCTGTGGCCTGATGAGTCCCAGTTTGCCTCTGTGCAGCAGCCCCAATCCCATGTTGGGTCATTCTCTGGATGGCAACACAGCAGCAAGTGTCTCCAGCAAAAGTGAATCACCTTTACCTTGCATGGAGAAATCCTCATCCATGCCTTCTCCTACGCTGGAGATGCCCAAATCCCTGGACCACGCCACACCTCGGCCTATTCCAGAGGGTGAGCGACTAAAACGGCATTGAGAGATATTAGTTGAGGCCGTAATTACCTCCCGTTTTCTTAATTGAGAAGAATTCACTTGCTTGATATACTTTCACTTGCCTGAATAGTCCAGGATAATTGGGTGAGGGAATGTTCCGCTCCGCTGTACGCAATTTCGTTTTGGTGTAGCGTAGCTGAGTGAAGCACCTTTTTGCTGTGACGTATGCTCTTTGTCTGGTAGTTTACATGCCTGTTTGTGCTCATTGTCTCAGAGAGCCTGACAGGGTGGTGGCGGGTGTCTGACATCGAGCAGCTGAGGGCTTTGGTCAGTGCCCTCCACAGCCGGGGCATTCGAGAAAAAAGCCTCCAGAGGCAAATGCAGAAATACACAGAGATCATCCCCCAGGTTTGCACCAAACACAAGGACGGTAAGTGCTCCAAACACCGCCTTTGAGCATATAATCACAATAAATAACATATAAGTCCTGTGAGCTGTATTTTCTGTCAGAGCAACACATGTTCAAATGTAGATGCATGCCCTTGTGACCGCTGAATCCGCTGCAAACAGCCACATGAATATCCGCGGATGTGTTTGGCTTCACTGCTCATGTGTTTACCCGCATTAGCAAGTTTATTTGCATGTGCTTTCATGGCTGACTGATGTCTCTCATGTTGTCCATCCAGTGGCCATGATTGAGCTGCGTGAGCTGGAGGAGAGCCAGGTCAGTGTGGAGTCCGTGCGCGGCTGGTGTGTCCAGGAGCAGGCGATGGAGATGGACATTGCCGTGCTGCAGCAGgtagaggagctggagaggaaggTCACCGCGGCCAGCCTGCAGGTCAAGGTAAAACCCTTAAGCCCACCCCTGCACATTTTGAAAGTGGTGTCAGAAACATATTTTAACATGTGGAGTGGTGTGATCAGAGGCCTGATGTCCTCTCCCAGGGCTGGACCTTTCCGGACCCTCAATCGGAGCGAGAAGACCTGGTGTATTACGAGCACAAGCCCCCCACCAAATCAACGCCTGGGTCTGCCAATGCAGGAGACAAGGACTCCAAGGAGCACCCGGAAGAGCGGGGGGAGAAGGGCGGGGTGATGCGTCACCTGGACAACCCACTGGACATAGCAGTGACACGTCTGGCTGATCTGGAGCGCAACATCGAGAGAAGGTACCTGAGGAGCCCCTTAGGTACCACCATTCAGATCAGGCTGGATAATGTGGGTACGGTCACTGTCCCTGCTCCTGCCCCATCCACTAGTGCTGACAGGGAAGGGTAGGTCATTTCTCCAACCAACGCTCCCCGTTCTCCCACTAAGAAccttttcctctctgtgtgtgcttcATGTTTCCCATACTACTCAAACAGGGGGGGTATTCGCTGCCTTTACAGCAGCTTTCTGTGGTGGCTtgttgcatttttgtttgttcctttggtCTTGTGCAGTTTCTTGGCCGGGTTGGGGGTCTGCACTCAGTTTCATTTCCTGTGTAGGTGTTGCTTACTGGCTTGATGCATTTCTGCAGTCATCCGCATGGTGTGTGCATCAGTAACCTTGGTTATGGGCGTACTCATATCTCCCACTGTACAGCATACACTTTCACGGGTCCTCACTCTTTCTGCATGAAGTTCCCCTTAAATAACAAAATCGGTGTGTACGTCTCCTTGGAGCCCTACAGCTCCCCCCTAAATCCTCATGCCTGTCTCTGCACAGCTGCGGCTCTTTGTGGTCTGCTGTCTTGTTGGCGGCTGGCTCAACTGATACAGTTAACTGCctattgtgcgtgcgtgcgtgtgtttgtgtgtgtaaatacacCCACGCATTCACGTACATGTGTGGCCCGCTCTGTCTCATTGTCTGTCATTATCTCCTGttagcagcgaggaggaggtggccCACGGTATGAAGGTGTGGAGGAAGGCTCTGACTGAAGTGCGCAGCGCTGCCCAGTTGGCCATGTGCATCCAGCAACTTCAGAAGTCCATCGCCTGGGAGAGGTCCATCATGAAAGTGGTGAGCGCTGCATCTCCGCAACgttaattaaaaacaagcaaTACTCAGAAGgggtatgtgtgtttttaatgaatgcacttgtttgtgttttttagtaCTGTCAGATGTGCAGGAAGGGCGATAACGAGGACCTGCTCCTGCTGTGTGACGGCTGTGACAAAGGCTGCCACACTTACTGTCACAAACCCAAAATCACCAGTATTCCAGAAGGAGACTGGTACTGCCCGGCCTGCATATCCAAGGTATCAACTCCATTAAAATTGCAATGTCATCTCTCTTACGGTTGATTACTTGTAGAGGAAATTCTAGCCACGTTTTTGTTTATCTGTTCTTTTACTTCTTCCTCTGTAATTTAGAATTTTAGTTTCCACAAACCAGTATTTGCAAATGTTAGTATTTAACCggccaaacaaatatttttcttaTTAAACCTGTCAATATTCTGCCTCAGCACTTAAAATCAAAACATATTTATGCTGAAAGTATTTGGGGGATTGtatgcattcatttaaaagctGACAATACAGAGTTGAGTGTAAATattgggaaagagagagaaaaaaacatgcaacaaagCTCATTCAAAACAACTGCAAGGATTATATATTTCCTGTTTGGTTACTTTGACTTTGAAGTTTTATGGTTTGCAAATTGACTCGGCATTAGTTCCATTGAGGGACAATGAAACTCTCCAATTCATAAAACTCTGAGAAATAACATTTTCCTGAAGGCtattgtgatgtttttattgtgatGTGCTTGCAAAAGACTACTCATATTATTGGTGGTCCACGATCAGACAAGTAGTTTAGAAAAGGCCCAAATGAGAATTGGTCAGTGGACACTGTAGTTTTAGCGTTGACTGCAAAGAATGTATTCTTAATTCTCTGCAGGCGAGTGGCCCGtctcccaaaaacaaaaaacctccGAGCAAACCATTAACATCAAGCGGAGGAGGTGCTAAAAAGGGTGCAGAGGGGAAGAAGAGCGGGAAGCAGGCGGGCAACGGAGAGGTAGCGGTGGACGACCCGGCCAGCAGCACAcccaaaaaagcagcaaaagacaccagcagaaagagaaaaacagaggagAGCTCACCTGCGCCgccagcagccaatcaggagagccctgtgtgtgtgaagagagcCAAGACGGCCAAGGACAACAACAGGGACCTGGGTTTATGCAGGTATGCGCCTCGGGCCTGTTCATACTCGTCTTCCATCAAAACCTCCACCTGTTATCCATCCGTCTCCTTAACACTTTTGCAGTTGCTGCCATCTACTGTAGTGACAGTATCAAGACGTTGTTTTCTCTTTAGCAGTGAACACGGCTCTTCTGTGATTTTCTTCTGCGATCAAGTCCTACAAATTGCTCCAAACAAAGGAGGAAGAAATTCTAAACTTCCCAGTGGAAGAAAACTCCTCAAAGCGACGGCCACGCCTTGTCCGTGTCTgaccacttgtgtgtgtgtgtgttcaacagGGTGCTTCTTGCTGAGTTGGAGCGGCATCAGGACGCGTGGCCGTTTCTCACGCCAGTCAACATGAAATCGGTCCCCGGCTACAGGAAGGTCATCAAGAAACCGATGGACTTCACCACCATACGTGAGAAGCTCGTGAGCAGCCAGTAAGTTCCCGCCGCATGTAATTTTGGGTTACACCACAGCATTTGATCTCAACTTaacactctttttttaatttcaggtATCAAAACCTTGAGACCTTCATCATCGATGTTAACTTGGTCTTTGATAACTGCGAAAAATACAACGAAGACAATTCAGACATTGGTCGAGCTGGTCATAACATGAGGAAGTTCTTCGAGAAGCGCTGGACTGAGcttctgaaacaaacaaattaaacgTCTGTTCAGATTCTCTCCATAAACCCATTCAACTTTTCATACCGGAGCACCTGGTTTtacgtttgtttttattttctgatgGATACAGTGGCTTTGCAGAATGGAAGAAGTCCAATCCGTAATAAGGAACCCGCGGTGTGCATAAGATGAGATGTCACCGTCGgggctaaaaaataaaaatggcgtTACATGAGGTGCGCTGGATTTTATTACAACAGGGATAAAAGCCCCAAAGAGTCCCATAGAAATGGGGTGTCGTAGTGCAATACTATTCCCTGTCTCAGAACACTGCACTGAATTTATCCTCAACTGTCACTGACGTGTCTGCGCTAGAAGACTTTCCACTACTTGTAAATAGTCTTTTGTTATTTAATCGTATTATagtgaatgtatttaattttgTAATAATTATTTATGAATCAAGGTCCACTTCATTTTCTATGAAAAGGAAGAATCAGCTGAACTGCtttgaattaaaaaaggaatgtgtctttgtgttataATTTTTCTCCCAAATATTAAACAaagccaagaaaaaaaaaaatactgtttaCACTGTTCAGTGCTTTGAGGCATCAGAGGACTGTATTGATTTGTTCAAACTGTAaaactgcatttatttacaGGAACAGCAGACGGACAGTTAGACAATTGTGATTTATGTGTATATACTGTTTATTAATGTCAATATTATGTCTTGTTTGAAACAATGTGTAAAAATTGTTTAAGAATATTAAGATATTGTTTATGCCTTAGAATGATTGTAGCATTCTATTTTAGTGTACGTGATGAAAACATTATCATAAATATTGTttgtacagtatatacatatCCTCTGCAAACACTGTGGTATCCTTAATCTTGGTAGTGCCTACCCTTCCAACAGGGGCATGTAGGGGACgttattgtttttagttttcattctcatgacatcattttttttttttaatatgattttaatCCAACGAGGCCTCCAAAGTTggacagtgacacaaaaatcaTTCCTCTCCatagcagaaaaaaaaggaaaaacaagcaTTCAGTAATGCTTCCATGACGCATTTCCTCGTAATCTGCCACAATACAGAGGACCTAAGGCCATTTGTAACCACTGTGTTGAACCTTTGCTGTGTGTTGTGGCCTGATGGAGGCAGCTAGATTTTTTTGTACCCAAGTCAAGAGTACTTGAAGTTACTTTATTTAAGATATTGTGGAATAAAAGTATCATTCTTTTGTAGGAGCTTTATTTTTCACTAGTGTGTGGCACGGACCTATTAAAAGGATGTTTTTCAACGTAAAAAGCTTCAACTTGCTTTATTTCAACTCTGTCCTCCTGAATGTTTTTTGGTAAAAGCCATGGTGGTAAACGTGTAATCTCTTTTACTCTATACGCAAGAAGAACAGTTTGTAATgctgttaaaaacacaaacatctacTTGGAGATCTAACTGCCTGACATAATTTGCTCGCAATAACAGAAATGCATGGAGTTATATTTGGGAGTAgtatttcaattatttaaacTGTTAATACCCCATGGGGCAACCCTCCATTACAGGTAACATTCCTGTATATGTAATTTAATTGGACTTAAGTAAAAGAAGAAAGTCTGTTTCACTCAGAATGGCCTCTGTTGGCGTCGCATGTAATGCATTAACATGCAAGCAGCATTATCATGTTTACCTTGTAAAGGTGGAGCCAACTAACTACTTTACATACCTATAGACATGTCGGCCTGTCTTAAACTGAAAGAAGTAACCAGGATGtcaaatggatttaaaaaatgaaattaaaaaaaatccttttgaaATGTAGTTGAAGAATTAAGTAAAATAAGAGACATTAATTATGTAAATGCAGACGTGTAACTTGCTGAATTGTTCAACTGTTACAATATACACATAATACAGTTTACAAAATTACAAATCACCATCATCAACCACTTAAAGTCCAGCTATTTTATACATCAGTGGAGTACTCTGTAACTAATAACAACTAGTCACTAATGTAGTTTAGTCCTTTTACTAATTTACTTTTCCTATCCTTTAACTACCAAATATTAGGGTTAATGGCA harbors:
- the baz2ba gene encoding bromodomain adjacent to zinc finger domain protein 2B isoform X11; protein product: MQDMESGERLASPAPTLSAARTSSPAASSSSSSSSSSSSASSPAPHSKSSLAPSPSAPGSNLSTSGRLFGAGEQPFIGSALSSAFPLVNHPAFGALYSSGAGRPEFGGLGSLGMSAALAAHPQLGALSEWWRAAEAHGRGAAAFLPSFISFPPFFSPHMQPNHSASPVQIRMPGKNSHAAPKGVNGAVNGGGVCPPTTQSGGFSASPAPVQASTKPTKNPDPSNSHRSSPQTNPAELVDKPIHRPKEKKPRRKPGDASLASNSESGTSSDSSSDGSLSSDLEDLAEDDEDDDDDEDDDDEEEDKQIEFSDSEKRSKKQTKVLIPSTGSTKANRPTSGEAHDMKVSKAQRASSNPPNLVPFPCSTSPPVFTQTSPLALHGSRSRTEGPQQHLSVIQSTGLAANTKPLALLSQPRREFSPSSSPMALAMSPEALSSAASPKAPKPLPSSSSSPQHLPLSLCSSPKPLSMPSPPRPTLPPPTSPKPFGSTSSVRSSQKSSPKPPRRAAAGSAKSNKRKQLEASLAQITEFRLKQTLMSQGQTFPAELKKQQQGPNKSPKRTPLSSPPLPPAPAPPPQNNHSNLFLSSALLGLPEPHPPNGVIQSITQDAPLALITKPRKDSQCDSDGGSMPVNLSTGASRIQATAQAGPQSQPSTTSPHAAGHGPRKNKAPKGKAQTPGQGQGQAQGQADPLAAWKGFSQNHLVQSLVDLFRGGEPGIGIPGVSIPGVGIPGMGIPGTCNPTAGLPANKESDDSGDDDDDEDDDLEEEEEDEEDSDDSLSESDSNSDSDISGMKVKELKLLPSGSSKKETTPRRLTKGPELLNTSTNHTATSCSPLDLQVIKTPTIVTSSSALAYHSSPGSSSYSLASPLGSGKRKRVMDEKELMIPLELGWRRETRIKSVAGRSQGEVAYYAPCGKKLRQYPDVMKYLSRNGISGITRDNFSFSAKIRVGDFYEAREGPQGLQWSLLKEEEVIPRILAMEGRRGRPPGSDRESAGEGGKGSRRRKGRPPNVGDPLLPEGPSPSEVKLLRKLEAQEIARQATQMKLMRKLEKQALARAAKEARKQQAIMAAEERRKQKEQIKILKQQEKIKRIQQIRMEKELRAQQILEAKRKKKEEVANAKILEAEKRIKEKELRRQQAEILKHQELERHRLDMERERRRQHVMLMKAVEARKKAEERERLRQEKRDEKRLNKERKLEQRRLELEIARELRKPNEDMCLSDHKPLPEFSRIPGLILPGRAVSHCLMLMQFLRGFGKVLGLDLNLDVPTLGMLQEGLLNVGDSMGHVQDLLVKLLSLAVCDPGLPPGQKTKTMLGDHLTNVGINRDNVSEVLQMYMGAHCANTELAPLALSLKTKAFQAHTPSQKASILGFLANELACSRAVISEIDKSLDQMANMRKDKIIMEGKLKKLRIIHAKRTGRREASMGIEENQSVGTPSSAIKRKRKLCGDSDDDDEDDEDSDDQAEDEDDEEEEEMKKVKKVETYDEDEVEQATSLEELEKQIEKLAKQHHQTRRKLFEISHSLRSTMYGQDRYRRRYWVLPHCGGVFIEAMESGEAPEELEEERQRRRRVAEEVKVKEEPQEMELQKEKPNDLGGQSIQTRGLELEKDEEKEHEGKKISLFYQQPGRVSKLCTFREVGKETVTAKDEESTHVRQNGASPLGTPVATTKGTSPSPTHNTSEPAVATTPSTVTNNDTSVPPLASTSLSVPCLPAPCESPGTTPPTSSPAPSPYLSFQANDQLLRVLTERSGHWFSLLPRNPCDLTSITTPPPDAPRVPPQASSTPAGPRSPPQSPALPLTFSAASASASPHHPAGLLNYPLSALQVKSGASLLGVSFGSWPCGLMSPSLPLCSSPNPMLGHSLDGNTAASVSSKSESPLPCMEKSSSMPSPTLEMPKSLDHATPRPIPEESLTGWWRVSDIEQLRALVSALHSRGIREKSLQRQMQKYTEIIPQVCTKHKDVAMIELRELEESQVSVESVRGWCVQEQAMEMDIAVLQQVEELERKVTAASLQVKGWTFPDPQSEREDLVYYEHKPPTKSTPGSANAGDKDSKEHPEERGEKGGVMRHLDNPLDIAVTRLADLERNIERRYLRSPLGTTIQIRLDNVGTVTVPAPAPSTSADREGEEEVAHGMKVWRKALTEVRSAAQLAMCIQQLQKSIAWERSIMKVYCQMCRKGDNEDLLLLCDGCDKGCHTYCHKPKITSIPEGDWYCPACISKASGPSPKNKKPPSKPLTSSGGGAKKGAEGKKSGKQAGNGEVAVDDPASSTPKKAAKDTSRKRKTEESSPAPPAANQESPVCVKRAKTAKDNNRDLGLCRVLLAELERHQDAWPFLTPVNMKSVPGYRKVIKKPMDFTTIREKLVSSQYQNLETFIIDVNLVFDNCEKYNEDNSDIGRAGHNMRKFFEKRWTELLKQTN